In Tubulanus polymorphus chromosome 2, tnTubPoly1.2, whole genome shotgun sequence, a single window of DNA contains:
- the LOC141898920 gene encoding calcium release-activated calcium channel protein 1-like, with protein MSEHLTDEQLGNRHHELVTRGKLKATSSTSGLLAGFAMVNMVELQIEKDTPEGLLIAFSAVSTLLVCVHVFALLISTCLLPNLEISRWHAKNQSQENLYRRLSIFVETAWIMANGIGIALFTFCVCVQCWVKFYTFSFAASLAPSIIAIPIFVGFVVFVYFYYRDISAHKYEVAADELRKVESIADELDTYAGSDRWPSFDDGVSNQGFFSGECATAPATPVSGTPQFQRSVSYDDDAAAAWRQSSRRTARRSVDSLGSITSARGLAVRYAQDFRSRRDEQLSGPQQRRSVTTSPIVEFFEPGPEILEHGRQPLHRQMRYPASIQMLHEDED; from the exons ATGTCTGAACATCTTACCGATGAACAATTAGGGAATCGTCATCATGAATTAGTGACCAGGGGGAAACTAAAAGCGACGAGCTCAACGTCGGGATTACTCGCTGGATTTGCAATG GTGAATATGGTCGAACTACAAATTGAAAAGGACACCCCTGAAGGTCTGTTGATCGCGTTCAGTGCAGTCTCGACACTTCTCGTTTGCGTGCACGTGTTTGCGTTGCTGATTAGTACGTGTCTGCTGCCGAACCTCGAAATCTCTCGATGGCATGCGAAAAATCAATCCCAAGAAAATCTCTACCGGAGATTGTCTATTTTCGTCGAAACTGCGTGGATCATGGCGAACGGTATTGGAATCGCGCTATTCACTTTCTGTGTGTGTGTCCAGTGTTGGGTAAAGTTCTACACATTTTCATTCGCCGCATCGCTAGCACCGTCCATAATAGCAATCCCTATATTTGTGGGTTTTGTTGTATTCGTTTACTTTTACTATAGAGATATAAGCGCCCATAAATACGAAGTTGCAGCCGATGAGCTGAGGAAGGTAGAAAGTATCGCCGACGAACTGGACACTTACGCCGGCTCTGACAGGTGGCCATCATTCGACGATGGTGTCTCCAATCAAGGTTTCTTTTCAGGGGAGTGTGCCACAGCTCCCGCTACCCCGGTCTCCGGCACACCACAATTCCAGCGTTCAGTTTCATACGACGATGATGCTGCTGCCGCCTGGCGACAATCGAGCAGACGAACGGCGCGCCGCTCCGTCGACAGCCTTGGGTCGATCACATCGGCGCGTGGTCTGGCAGTCAGGTACGCTCAAGATTTTCGGTCAAGACGCGATGAACAGCTGAGCGGACCACAGCAGCGTCGATCGGTGACGACGTCCCCAATCGTAGAATTTTTCGAACCCGGGCCCGAAATACTAGAACATGGCAGACAACCATTGCACAGGCAAATGCGATACCCAGCATCGATACAAATGTTACATGAGGACGAAGATTAA